A portion of the Lentimicrobium sp. L6 genome contains these proteins:
- a CDS encoding glutamine--tRNA ligase/YqeY domain fusion protein: MTTSDNKPEETRAKLNFIEQIIEQDIKAGKNEAKVHTRFPPEPNGYLHIGHAKSICLNFGIADKYNGECNLRFDDTNPVKEDVEYVDSIIEDVKWLGFDWEDRLYFASDYFDQMYDFAIRLIKEGKAYVCELTAEEVSTMRGTPQKPSQPSPYRVRTVEENLDLFKRMKDGEFEDGSKTLRAKIDLASANMQLRDPAIYRIRHAHHHRTGDKWCIYPMYDWAHGLEDSIENITHSLCTLEFENHRPLYDWFLNQLEVHHPQQIEFARLNLTYTVMSKRKLLQLVEDNLVNGWDDPRMPTIGGMRRRGFTPASLRNFSDTIGIAKRDNIIDVALLEHHVREDLNKVANRVMGVLDPLKVVITNYPEGQTEEVEAINNPEDESAGTRMLPFSREIYIERSDYMEDAPKKFFRMTLGKEVRLKYAYFATCNEVIKDEDGKIIELRCTYDPLSKGGKSPDGRKVKGAMHWVDASDNVEAEIRLYDRLFTVESPDTDKEKDFKEFLNPDSLNIIEKAYVERSVKGKEPLTHYQFERTGYFNIDKDSTDEKMVFNRTVGLKGGFDKK; encoded by the coding sequence ATGACAACATCTGATAATAAGCCTGAAGAAACAAGAGCAAAGCTCAATTTCATCGAACAGATTATAGAACAAGATATAAAAGCAGGTAAAAATGAAGCTAAGGTTCATACCCGCTTTCCTCCCGAGCCTAATGGATATTTACATATTGGCCATGCTAAATCTATTTGCCTCAACTTTGGAATTGCCGATAAGTATAATGGAGAGTGCAATTTAAGATTCGATGATACCAATCCTGTGAAGGAGGATGTGGAATATGTGGACTCTATTATTGAGGATGTAAAATGGTTGGGATTCGATTGGGAAGATAGATTATACTTTGCTTCCGATTATTTTGATCAGATGTATGATTTTGCAATTCGATTAATCAAAGAAGGCAAAGCCTATGTTTGTGAATTGACTGCCGAGGAAGTAAGTACCATGCGTGGGACTCCTCAAAAGCCTTCACAGCCAAGTCCATATCGCGTCAGAACAGTGGAAGAAAATCTTGATTTATTCAAAAGAATGAAGGATGGAGAATTTGAGGATGGTAGCAAAACACTTAGGGCTAAAATTGATTTAGCCTCTGCTAATATGCAGTTACGCGACCCTGCTATTTATCGCATTCGCCATGCACATCATCACCGTACTGGTGATAAATGGTGTATTTATCCAATGTACGACTGGGCTCATGGTTTAGAAGATAGTATAGAAAATATTACACATTCTCTTTGTACTTTAGAATTTGAAAATCATCGCCCATTATACGATTGGTTCTTGAATCAATTAGAAGTTCACCATCCTCAACAAATTGAGTTTGCGCGTTTAAATCTCACTTATACTGTGATGAGTAAGCGTAAATTATTACAATTGGTTGAAGATAATTTGGTGAATGGGTGGGATGACCCTCGTATGCCTACTATTGGTGGAATGCGTCGTAGAGGTTTTACGCCTGCCAGTCTTAGAAATTTCTCCGATACCATAGGAATTGCCAAGCGCGATAATATAATTGATGTGGCCCTTCTGGAACATCATGTGAGAGAAGATTTAAATAAAGTAGCCAACAGAGTAATGGGAGTTTTAGATCCTCTCAAAGTGGTGATCACCAATTATCCTGAAGGACAAACAGAAGAAGTAGAAGCCATCAATAATCCTGAGGACGAAAGTGCTGGAACCCGTATGCTTCCATTTAGTAGAGAAATTTATATCGAAAGAAGCGATTATATGGAGGATGCTCCTAAGAAATTCTTCCGCATGACTTTAGGTAAAGAAGTTCGATTGAAATATGCTTATTTTGCTACTTGTAATGAAGTGATAAAAGATGAGGATGGTAAAATTATAGAATTGCGCTGTACTTACGATCCGTTGTCAAAAGGAGGAAAATCTCCAGATGGTAGAAAAGTAAAAGGAGCCATGCATTGGGTGGATGCGAGTGATAACGTTGAGGCCGAAATTCGCCTTTACGATAGATTATTTACTGTTGAATCTCCAGATACCGATAAAGAAAAAGACTTCAAAGAATTCTTAAATCCTGATAGTTTAAATATTATCGAGAAAGCTTATGTGGAGCGTTCTGTAAAAGGAAAAGAGCCACTAACTCATTATCAATTTGAGCGTACTGGATATTTCAATATCGATAAAGACAGTACTGATGAGAAAATGGTTTTCAATAGAACTGTTGGACTTAAAGGTGGGTTTGATAAGAAATAA
- a CDS encoding glutamine synthetase family protein, which yields MSNQTISSPNPLVQYLQKQPKDFTKSDIIKYILENGIEMLNFRYTGGDGRLKTLNFVVYDEDQLEEVLSSGERVDGSSLFPYIEAGNSDLYVIPRFRTAFVNPFSELPTIDILCGFYDKSGEPFDGSPAYTLHKAHHVLKEKTGFEFEVMGELEYYVISEKEPYFVADDQRGYHESTPFTKWEELRREAMYAIATVGGNIKYGHSEVGNFTVGNLEYEQNEIEFKPSPLEDAADQLVIAKWVMRTLAHNYGVTITFAPKITVGKAGSGLHIHTRLMKDGKNVMIEDGKISDVAKRAIAGYLKLAPSISAFGNTNPTSYFRLVPHQEAPTNICWGDRNRSVLVRVPLGWTGQMNMLKHANPLESDVIEDFSSKQTVEFRCPDGSADIYLLLAGLTVAARHGLECKDSLAYAEKTYVDVNIFDDAHKSRVEELEQLPISCHHSSLELDRQREEYLKYGVFNELTVDGIIKKLRDFQDENIREEVGNDDEKILALVDKYFHCG from the coding sequence ATGAGTAATCAAACAATTAGCAGCCCTAACCCATTGGTTCAATACTTGCAAAAACAGCCCAAAGATTTTACGAAATCTGATATTATTAAGTATATTTTGGAAAATGGTATTGAAATGTTGAACTTTAGATATACCGGAGGAGATGGAAGGTTGAAGACTTTGAACTTTGTAGTTTATGACGAAGATCAACTAGAAGAAGTATTAAGCTCAGGAGAAAGAGTTGATGGCTCTAGTTTATTCCCATATATTGAAGCTGGAAATAGCGATCTATATGTTATTCCTCGTTTCAGGACAGCTTTTGTTAACCCGTTTAGTGAACTCCCAACCATTGATATCCTTTGTGGTTTCTATGATAAAAGTGGTGAACCTTTTGATGGTTCTCCAGCCTATACTTTGCATAAAGCACATCATGTGCTGAAAGAAAAGACGGGTTTTGAATTCGAAGTGATGGGTGAATTAGAATACTATGTCATTAGCGAAAAAGAACCTTATTTTGTAGCCGATGACCAAAGAGGGTACCACGAAAGTACACCTTTTACTAAATGGGAAGAATTACGTCGCGAAGCCATGTATGCCATTGCCACAGTAGGTGGAAATATTAAATATGGTCACTCAGAAGTAGGAAACTTTACCGTAGGAAACCTCGAATACGAACAAAACGAGATTGAGTTTAAGCCTAGTCCTTTAGAAGATGCTGCTGATCAATTGGTGATTGCAAAATGGGTAATGAGAACTTTGGCTCATAATTATGGTGTTACTATTACTTTCGCGCCTAAAATTACTGTTGGTAAAGCTGGAAGTGGTTTGCATATCCATACTCGTTTAATGAAAGATGGTAAAAATGTAATGATAGAGGATGGTAAGATTAGTGATGTGGCTAAGAGAGCCATAGCTGGTTATCTAAAATTAGCTCCTTCTATTTCCGCATTTGGTAACACCAATCCAACCAGTTATTTCCGTTTGGTACCCCATCAAGAAGCACCTACAAATATATGCTGGGGCGATAGAAATCGTTCTGTATTGGTAAGAGTACCTTTAGGTTGGACGGGTCAGATGAACATGTTGAAGCATGCCAATCCACTTGAAAGCGATGTTATTGAAGATTTCTCTTCAAAACAAACAGTAGAATTCCGTTGTCCAGATGGTAGTGCTGATATTTATCTATTATTGGCTGGGTTGACAGTTGCTGCTCGTCATGGTTTAGAATGTAAAGACAGTTTGGCTTATGCTGAAAAGACATATGTGGATGTAAATATCTTCGATGATGCACATAAAAGCAGAGTTGAGGAATTAGAACAATTGCCTATTAGTTGTCATCATTCTTCTCTCGAACTTGACAGACAAAGAGAAGAATACCTCAAATACGGAGTCTTCAATGAACTAACCGTGGATGGGATCATCAAGAAACTTCGCGATTTTCAAGACGAAAACATTCGGGAAGAAGTAGGCAATGATGACGAAAAGATTTTAGCACTAGTTGACAAATATTTCCATTGTGGATAA
- the queA gene encoding tRNA preQ1(34) S-adenosylmethionine ribosyltransferase-isomerase QueA — MKLSKFKFNLPKELIATHPTENRDESRLMVLNRETKTIEHKMFKDVLSYFSDGDIFVLNDTKVFPARLYGEKEKTGAKIEVFLLRELNQESRLWDVLVDPARKIRIGNKLYFGNDELVAEVIDNTTSRGRTLRFLFDGPYEEFKKTIKRLGETPLPKIHDRAIEPEDSERYQTIYAKNEGAVAAPTAGLHFSRELLKRLELQGVNFAEITLHAGLGNFRDIEVEDLTKHKMDSEQLFINEATADRVNLSIDAKKRVCGIGTTVMKGMESSTSISGHLKPFSGWTNKFIFPQYNFKIANCMITNFHLPYSSMLMLASAFGGYDFMMEAYKEAVKEKYRFFTYGDAMLII; from the coding sequence ATGAAGTTATCCAAATTCAAATTTAATTTACCAAAGGAACTGATTGCCACCCATCCAACTGAAAACCGAGATGAGTCTCGATTAATGGTTTTAAATCGAGAAACAAAAACAATTGAGCACAAGATGTTCAAGGACGTTTTAAGCTATTTTTCGGATGGGGACATCTTTGTATTAAACGATACAAAAGTTTTTCCCGCTCGCCTTTACGGTGAAAAAGAAAAAACTGGTGCTAAGATTGAAGTTTTTCTATTGAGAGAACTCAATCAAGAATCTCGTTTATGGGACGTATTAGTAGATCCAGCTCGTAAAATTAGAATTGGAAATAAATTATATTTCGGAAACGATGAATTAGTAGCCGAAGTTATTGACAATACCACTAGCCGTGGTCGTACCCTAAGATTTTTATTCGATGGCCCTTACGAAGAGTTCAAAAAGACCATTAAGAGATTAGGAGAAACTCCCCTACCAAAAATCCACGATCGTGCTATTGAGCCAGAAGATAGTGAGCGTTACCAAACTATTTATGCGAAAAATGAAGGTGCTGTTGCCGCTCCTACTGCTGGATTACACTTTAGCCGCGAACTTTTAAAACGCCTCGAATTACAAGGTGTAAATTTTGCTGAAATTACATTACATGCAGGGCTTGGTAATTTCCGCGACATTGAAGTTGAAGATCTGACCAAACACAAAATGGATAGTGAGCAATTATTCATTAACGAAGCCACTGCAGACCGTGTAAATCTTTCTATTGACGCAAAGAAAAGAGTTTGTGGAATTGGAACTACTGTTATGAAAGGAATGGAATCTTCTACTAGTATTAGTGGACATTTAAAACCTTTCTCTGGATGGACCAACAAATTCATATTCCCACAGTATAATTTCAAAATTGCCAATTGTATGATCACCAATTTCCATTTGCCATACTCTAGCATGTTGATGTTAGCGAGTGCATTTGGGGGTTATGATTTTATGATGGAAGCCTATAAAGAAGCCGTGAAAGAAAAATATCGTTTCTTCACCTACGGAGATGCCATGTTGATTATATAA
- a CDS encoding PAS domain-containing sensor histidine kinase produces MSIKLKFILWGLLFYLSTGFLLYHLLEVNKWYFVAGEVLLLLSLVLFIILYGQLVKPIETISSAIHLLKEKDFSTRLSPVKQKEIDQLIDVFNKMSEQLHLERVEHEEKNLFLDRLIEASPSAILILNTDNDIERMNPAARQLFQLSNEKHTTINFSQLPPPWTQKLQSLNEEGFSSIKLDGVRRFKASYNTFMDKGFSRPFILIEEMTRELVQAERQSYEKVIRMMSHEVNNSVGAVNSVMQSVLGMSEQLDENIRQDVEHALQISMDRNKSLNRFMANFADVVKLPLPDKKEVDLAELIKKVIPLFNASFQMQEIQYIDKSSSYFIYADGIQIEQVLVNIIKNSVEAISSRGIIQIEINDNRLSILDNGGGFTKETIEKLFTPFYSTKQTGQGIGLTLVREILINHGFSFKLHRKDKVFTEFLILFGE; encoded by the coding sequence ATGAGCATTAAATTAAAATTTATACTTTGGGGCCTCTTATTTTATCTATCCACAGGCTTTCTTCTCTACCATTTATTGGAAGTAAATAAATGGTATTTTGTGGCTGGGGAAGTCTTGTTATTACTGTCCTTGGTACTGTTTATCATTTTGTATGGACAATTGGTAAAACCCATTGAAACCATAAGCTCAGCCATTCATTTATTAAAAGAGAAAGACTTTAGTACCCGTTTAAGTCCGGTGAAGCAAAAAGAAATAGACCAATTAATTGACGTTTTTAATAAGATGTCGGAGCAATTGCATTTGGAGCGGGTGGAGCATGAGGAGAAAAACCTTTTCCTGGACCGATTGATAGAAGCTTCTCCATCGGCTATACTTATCTTAAATACCGATAATGATATTGAGCGTATGAATCCCGCTGCTCGTCAACTCTTTCAACTATCCAACGAAAAACATACCACTATAAACTTTTCTCAGCTCCCTCCTCCATGGACCCAAAAGCTACAATCCTTAAATGAAGAAGGCTTTTCAAGTATTAAGTTAGATGGAGTCAGAAGATTTAAAGCCAGTTATAATACTTTTATGGATAAGGGTTTTTCTCGGCCTTTTATACTAATTGAAGAAATGACAAGAGAACTGGTGCAGGCAGAGAGACAGAGTTATGAGAAAGTCATCCGGATGATGTCTCACGAAGTAAACAACTCGGTAGGTGCTGTTAACTCGGTCATGCAATCGGTATTGGGAATGAGTGAGCAGTTGGACGAGAATATTCGGCAAGATGTGGAACATGCTTTGCAAATTTCTATGGATCGTAATAAAAGTCTCAATCGCTTTATGGCCAACTTTGCCGATGTGGTAAAACTACCTCTTCCAGATAAAAAAGAAGTAGATCTTGCTGAGCTGATTAAAAAAGTCATTCCTTTATTTAATGCCAGTTTTCAGATGCAAGAAATTCAATATATCGATAAATCCTCCTCCTATTTTATTTATGCCGATGGTATTCAGATAGAACAAGTTTTGGTCAATATTATCAAAAATAGTGTGGAGGCCATTTCATCAAGGGGAATCATTCAAATAGAAATAAATGACAATAGACTATCCATATTAGATAATGGAGGAGGTTTTACAAAGGAGACCATAGAGAAATTATTCACCCCCTTCTATTCCACCAAGCAAACCGGCCAAGGAATAGGTCTAACCTTAGTCCGTGAGATTTTAATCAATCATGGCTTTTCCTTCAAGCTACACCGCAAGGATAAGGTGTTTACTGAGTTTTTGATTCTTTTTGGAGAATAA
- a CDS encoding sigma-54 dependent transcriptional regulator codes for MNSILIIDDDIAVCTSLKLLLKQAKYQAYACYDPEEALKWLRQNSPELILMDMNYSIETSGREGLELLQKVRVFHPLVPVILITGWASIALAVEGIKNGASDFVSKPWDNEGLLQSIKSNIQWAKINLESSSSNRKELDQQFDLGGIIGEHESLLEVLSVSGRVASSEATVLITGESGTGKELIAEVIHNNSKRKAKPFIKVNLGGISESLFESEMFGHKKGSFTDAIADRKGRFQMAEGGSIFLDEIAELSLASQVKLLRVLQERTYEVLGESSVRKANVRVICATNKNLSEMVQQGLFREDLYYRINLIHIHNPSLRQRVTDIPVLAKQFVALTCQENRMAEVNLTKESLSFLKLQNFAGNIRELKNLMERCVLMCSKNQIEPSDIEKYMDKAEPQSSADGLKTLDQIEKEAIVKAMEVYSGNISRVARALGLSRGALYRRFEKHKIPYEH; via the coding sequence ATGAATAGTATTTTAATAATAGACGACGATATAGCGGTTTGTACTTCTTTAAAGTTACTTTTAAAGCAAGCCAAATACCAAGCGTATGCCTGCTATGATCCTGAGGAGGCCTTAAAATGGCTGCGACAGAATAGTCCTGAATTAATACTCATGGATATGAATTACTCCATAGAAACCAGTGGACGAGAGGGGCTGGAATTGCTCCAGAAAGTGAGAGTCTTCCATCCTCTAGTTCCTGTGATTCTCATTACAGGTTGGGCGAGTATAGCCTTGGCCGTGGAAGGGATTAAAAATGGAGCCTCCGATTTCGTTAGCAAACCTTGGGATAATGAAGGCTTATTACAATCCATAAAAAGTAATATTCAGTGGGCGAAAATTAATCTGGAGAGCTCTTCTAGTAATCGCAAAGAATTAGATCAGCAATTCGACTTAGGTGGAATCATAGGAGAACATGAGTCTTTATTGGAGGTTTTGTCTGTTTCGGGTCGAGTAGCCAGTAGTGAAGCCACCGTTTTAATCACCGGAGAAAGCGGTACAGGAAAAGAATTGATAGCGGAAGTTATTCATAATAATAGCAAGCGAAAAGCCAAACCTTTCATAAAAGTGAATTTAGGAGGTATCTCCGAAAGCCTATTTGAAAGTGAAATGTTTGGTCATAAGAAAGGCTCGTTTACCGATGCTATTGCCGATAGAAAAGGCCGTTTTCAAATGGCAGAAGGGGGAAGTATTTTCTTAGATGAAATAGCCGAACTTTCCTTGGCCTCACAAGTGAAATTATTGAGAGTTTTGCAGGAACGTACCTATGAAGTTCTGGGTGAAAGCAGCGTAAGAAAAGCCAATGTGAGAGTGATTTGTGCTACCAATAAAAACCTCAGCGAAATGGTGCAACAAGGATTATTCAGAGAGGATTTATACTATCGTATTAATCTCATCCATATTCATAATCCCAGCTTGCGACAAAGAGTGACTGATATTCCTGTTTTGGCTAAACAATTTGTAGCCCTCACTTGTCAAGAGAATAGAATGGCTGAGGTAAACCTAACTAAAGAAAGTCTTTCGTTTTTAAAGCTTCAAAATTTTGCTGGCAATATTAGAGAGCTCAAAAACTTGATGGAGCGATGTGTTTTAATGTGCTCCAAGAATCAGATTGAGCCATCGGATATTGAGAAATATATGGATAAAGCCGAACCTCAATCGTCCGCTGATGGTTTAAAAACTTTAGACCAAATTGAAAAGGAAGCCATAGTGAAAGCCATGGAAGTTTATAGTGGAAACATTTCTAGAGTAGCCCGAGCTTTGGGTTTGAGCCGCGGAGCACTCTATCGTCGTTTCGAAAAACATAAAATCCCCTATGAGCATTAA
- a CDS encoding ABC transporter permease, translating to MIKHSFKLIWNQKLKNTYIILELFFLFVILLISSVYMIEKYELYAGGTGAEIDNMFHLRINQKDFKDVDFIERLVALRKEVLSNPEVEQVSFSQNAIPYIWSMSMNTSIYDSVHESTVLRGVDENFGRIFQLEMIAGKWFEDDYQSANTPVVIDRKLAEALFDSPEDAISKIIDNNGDKLVVGVYEMLKRNEYEENYSSLCYPRDFSSTWSADMVVKYKDEYLANPSQLAKTIHLYFNKEEFAIRYASTMNAKKQDVVAETNIEMTMVGFFAVFLIVNIILGMIGIFGYSVKRRKGELGIRRAMGSSAQKLYLLLLLESWSLTILALIPAIILMIQIPLLDLYPVETHIFLQALGLSVLLIFVLVSMSVYYPAYLASKIEAAEALSEE from the coding sequence ATGATCAAACATAGTTTTAAGTTAATTTGGAATCAAAAGCTCAAGAATACTTATATCATTCTTGAATTGTTTTTCTTATTCGTCATTCTATTAATAAGCTCAGTTTACATGATAGAAAAATACGAGCTTTATGCTGGTGGTACAGGTGCTGAAATTGATAATATGTTTCATCTTCGTATCAATCAGAAGGATTTCAAGGATGTGGATTTTATAGAAAGGTTAGTGGCGCTAAGAAAAGAAGTATTATCAAATCCCGAGGTTGAACAAGTTTCGTTTTCTCAAAATGCAATCCCATATATTTGGTCTATGAGCATGAATACCAGTATATACGACAGCGTTCACGAAAGTACAGTTTTGCGTGGTGTTGATGAAAATTTTGGGCGTATTTTTCAGTTGGAAATGATAGCTGGGAAATGGTTTGAGGATGATTATCAGAGTGCAAATACTCCTGTTGTTATTGATAGGAAATTGGCAGAAGCTTTGTTTGATAGTCCAGAAGATGCTATCAGTAAAATTATTGATAATAATGGTGACAAACTAGTAGTTGGTGTTTATGAAATGCTGAAAAGAAATGAATATGAAGAAAATTATTCTTCACTTTGCTATCCTAGAGATTTTAGTAGTACCTGGTCTGCAGATATGGTGGTCAAATATAAAGATGAGTATTTAGCAAATCCTTCTCAATTGGCAAAAACCATTCATCTATATTTTAATAAAGAAGAATTTGCCATTCGCTATGCTTCCACCATGAATGCCAAAAAACAAGATGTGGTGGCTGAAACCAATATTGAAATGACTATGGTGGGTTTCTTTGCTGTTTTCTTAATCGTGAACATCATCTTAGGTATGATTGGTATTTTTGGTTACAGTGTGAAGCGCAGAAAAGGAGAATTGGGCATCCGAAGAGCCATGGGTTCCAGTGCTCAAAAGCTATATTTATTACTTTTACTAGAATCTTGGTCCTTGACTATTCTGGCGCTTATTCCTGCCATTATTTTAATGATACAGATTCCTCTACTCGATCTATATCCTGTTGAAACCCATATCTTTTTGCAGGCTCTTGGATTGAGTGTTTTGTTGATTTTTGTTTTGGTGAGTATGTCGGTTTATTATCCAGCTTATTTGGCATCTAAAATTGAAGCTGCGGAAGCATTATCAGAGGAATAA
- a CDS encoding ABC transporter permease, which translates to MWKTSFIQFLKIIQQNKFFTFLNLFGVSITIMIILIAAIKIESTIRPGGPEKNNDKMLFIKNEVVVAEQNMSMGGLNFTLVEDYLAKMKSPEAIAYSSQTPWSFFGENGVEEYELRNVNAGWWQVFDFEFVEGRGFNPEEVEQAASLIVIDEKVKNRFFQDQKTIGELIEISGKYYKVCGVIKEVPSNCMEAYANVFIPYSLLEGQERNLMQTGSYSIVFLAKDNQNKEEIIAEVEAVRRKILPLLEEGYELHLGGPDSALSYYLKGWERPDEYKGNTRAILIILAKFLLVLFLPALNLVSIQLIRIHERSEEIGVRKAFGATRVGLIKQILYENTLLTFLGAILGLVLAVTIVYGFESALKSALFSDAGNNVQIQLNYGLFLVSLFVSLVLSLLSGMIPALKMSRVEAIDVLKGGEL; encoded by the coding sequence ATGTGGAAAACAAGTTTTATACAGTTTTTGAAGATTATTCAGCAGAATAAATTCTTCACGTTTTTAAATCTATTTGGTGTGAGTATCACCATTATGATCATCCTCATTGCCGCCATCAAGATTGAATCTACCATTAGGCCTGGTGGTCCTGAAAAAAATAATGACAAAATGCTCTTTATTAAAAATGAAGTAGTAGTGGCCGAACAAAATATGTCGATGGGGGGATTAAATTTTACTTTGGTTGAGGATTATTTGGCCAAGATGAAAAGCCCCGAAGCGATTGCTTATAGCAGCCAAACCCCGTGGAGCTTCTTTGGGGAAAACGGAGTAGAAGAATATGAACTGAGAAATGTTAATGCTGGTTGGTGGCAGGTTTTTGATTTTGAGTTTGTAGAAGGACGAGGATTTAACCCGGAAGAAGTTGAACAAGCTGCTTCATTAATAGTCATTGATGAGAAAGTGAAAAACAGGTTTTTTCAAGACCAAAAAACAATTGGCGAATTGATTGAAATATCAGGAAAGTATTATAAGGTATGTGGAGTTATTAAAGAAGTCCCCAGTAATTGTATGGAAGCTTATGCAAATGTTTTTATCCCTTATTCACTGCTGGAAGGTCAAGAAAGAAACTTGATGCAAACGGGTTCTTATTCCATTGTTTTTTTAGCCAAAGACAATCAAAATAAGGAAGAAATAATAGCAGAAGTAGAAGCCGTGAGAAGGAAAATATTACCGCTTCTAGAGGAGGGTTATGAATTGCATCTTGGCGGACCAGATAGTGCCTTATCTTATTACTTGAAAGGTTGGGAGAGACCAGATGAATACAAGGGAAATACTAGAGCCATATTGATTATTTTAGCTAAGTTTTTATTGGTTTTATTTCTTCCAGCACTAAATTTAGTTAGTATTCAGCTGATTAGGATTCATGAGCGTTCAGAAGAAATAGGAGTAAGAAAAGCCTTTGGTGCAACAAGGGTGGGTTTAATTAAACAAATTCTTTACGAAAACACATTGCTTACTTTTTTGGGAGCCATCTTGGGTTTAGTTTTGGCAGTTACTATTGTTTATGGGTTTGAATCTGCTTTAAAAAGTGCTTTATTTAGTGATGCTGGAAACAATGTCCAGATTCAGCTTAACTATGGCTTATTTCTAGTTAGTTTGTTTGTGTCCTTAGTGTTAAGTTTATTATCGGGAATGATACCTGCCCTTAAAATGTCGAGGGTAGAAGCCATAGATGTTTTAAAAGGAGGTGAATTATGA
- a CDS encoding ABC transporter ATP-binding protein, protein MIQLKSVQKIYRTRNIETIALEQVDLEIKKSEFVSVMGPSGCGKSTLLNIMGLLDRPTEGEISIAETRIVGQKDKKLAQFRNEKIGFIFQRFHLINSLNIIDNVELPLLYRNISASQRRKIAQETLERVGLSHRMKHFPSELSGGQCQRVAIARAISGKPDILLADEPTGNLDSQMGHEIMEILHQLNTEGKMTIVMVTHDEHLAKQTNRIIRFFDGRQVN, encoded by the coding sequence ATGATACAATTAAAGAGTGTTCAGAAAATTTATCGAACCCGAAATATAGAAACTATTGCATTAGAGCAAGTAGATTTGGAGATTAAAAAATCTGAGTTTGTCTCCGTTATGGGACCTTCGGGTTGTGGTAAGAGTACTTTGCTCAATATCATGGGTTTGTTGGACAGGCCTACAGAAGGTGAAATCAGTATTGCTGAAACCAGAATAGTAGGCCAAAAAGACAAAAAGCTAGCTCAGTTTAGAAATGAAAAAATAGGATTTATCTTTCAGCGTTTTCACCTCATTAATTCCCTTAATATTATTGACAATGTGGAGCTTCCATTACTTTATCGTAATATTTCTGCATCTCAAAGAAGAAAGATAGCGCAGGAAACATTAGAAAGAGTTGGGCTTTCGCACCGAATGAAGCATTTCCCTTCGGAATTGTCAGGAGGACAGTGTCAGAGAGTGGCTATAGCAAGAGCTATTTCTGGAAAACCAGATATACTTTTGGCAGATGAGCCAACTGGAAACTTGGATTCTCAGATGGGTCATGAAATTATGGAAATCCTCCATCAACTGAATACCGAAGGTAAAATGACCATAGTTATGGTGACCCACGATGAGCATTTGGCCAAGCAAACTAATCGCATCATCCGTTTCTTCGATGGTAGACAAGTCAATTAA